One genomic region from Kwoniella dejecticola CBS 10117 chromosome 1, complete sequence encodes:
- a CDS encoding inosine-5'-monophosphate dehydrogenase, with protein MSQSNGNSSSSANPNAPVRSASLLNASDALSYLEEYPRGDGLSLHELMDSRKNGGLTYNDFLMLPGHINFPASIVSLQSKVTKNITLNSPFLSSPMDTVTEDRMAIALALHGGLGIIHHNCSAEDQAAMVRKVKKFENGFITDPLCLKPDNTVGDVLDIKAKFGFCGVPITETGKMNGKLVGIVTGRDVQFQDSEASVKSVMTTDIITGSAGITLEQANNLLRDSKKGKLPIVDSNGNLVSLVARSDLLKNQNYPLASKVPESKQLYCGAAIGTRPADRDRLKLLVEAGLDVVVLDSSQGNSTFQIEFIHWIKSTYPKLDVIAGNVVTREQAAQLIVAGADGLRIGMGSGSICITQEVMAVGRPQGTAVYAVSEFASRFGVPTIADGGIGNIGHIAKALSLGASAVMMGGMLAGTTESPGEYFYHEGKRVKVYRGMGSIEAMEHTQRGSVASKNAILSAAADNAATARYFSETDSVKVAQGVSGDVADKGSLSKFIPYLYTGLQHSLQDSGVRSVVDLQNGCRDGTVRFELRTASAQLEGGVHGLNSYTKRLFA; from the exons ATGTCTCAATCTAACGGaaactcttcttcctccgccaaCCCAAACGCCCCCGTGCGTTCAGCAAGCTTACTCAACGCTTCTGACGCCCTCTCCTACCTGGAGGAATACCCTCGAGGGGATGGTCTTTCTCTCCATGAGCTCATGGATTCCAGAAAGAACGGTGGACTTACTTATAACGATTTCTTGATGTTGCCTGGTCACATCAACTTCCCTGCTTCAATTGTATCTCTCCAATCGAA AGTTACCAAGAACATCACTCTCAActctcctttcctctcctctcctatGGACACCGTAACTGAAGACCG AATGGCCATCGCCCTCGCTTTACACGGTGGTCTCGGTATCATTCACCACAACTGTTCTGCCGAAGATCAAGCAGCCATGGTCAGAAAGGTCAAGAAGTTTGAGAACGGATTCATCACCGACCCATTATGTCTGAAGCCCGACAACACTGTTGGGGACGTGCTAGATATCAAAGCCAAGTTTGGATTTTGTGGAGTTCCCATCACTGAGACGGGCAAAATGAACGGTAAACTCGTGGGTATTGTTACCGGTCGAGACGTTCAATTCCAAGACTCCGAAGCCTCTGTCAAATCTGTCATGACCACCGACATCATCACTGGATCTGCTGGTATCACCCTCGAACAAGCCAACAACCTCCTTAGAGActcgaagaagggtaaacTCCCCATTGTGGACTCGAACGGAAACCTTGTATCCCTTGTCGCTCGATCTGATTTATTGAAAAACCAAAACTATCCTCTCGCCTCCAAAGTCCCTGAATCCAAGCAATTGTACTGTGGTGCAGCTATCGGTACTCGACCGGCAGACAGAGACCGACTGAAGTTGCTTGTTGAAGCTGGTCTAGATGTCGTGGTCTTGGACTCTTCTCAAGGAAATTCCACATTCCAAATCGAGTTTATTCACTGGATCAAATCTACCTATCCCAAACTCGATGTCATTGCCGGTAATGTGGTTACTCGGGAGCAAGCAGCCCAATTGATTGTAGCCGGAGCAGACGGTCTTAGAATCGGTATGGGTTCGGGATCAATCTGTATCACCCAAGAAGTCATGGCTGTCGGTCGACCTCAAGGTACCGCAGTCTACGCCGTTTCCGAATTCGCGTCCAGATTCGGTGTCCCAACGATCGCCGATGGTGGTATCGGTAACATCGGACACATCGCCAAGGCACTTTCATTAGGTGCTTCAGCCGTCATGATGGGTGGTATGTTGGCTGGTACAACCGAGTCTCCCGGAGAGTACTTCTACCACGAAGGTAAACGAGTCAAGGTTTACCGAGGGATGGGCTCGATCGAAGCTATGGAGCACACACAACGGGGATCTGTCGCCTCCAAGAACGCTATCCTCAGTGCAGCTGCCGATAACGCCGCTACCGCTCGATACTTCTCGGAGACGGATTCCGTGAAAGTAGCTCAAGGTGTATCCGGTGATGTCGCCGACAAAGGATCCCTCTCCAAATTCATCCCCTATCTGTACACTGGTTTGCAACACTCTTTACAAGACAGTGGTGTCAGATC TGTTGTCGATTTACAAAACGGATGTCGAGATGGTACTGTCCGATTTGAGCTCCGAACCGCTTCTGCCCAATTGGAGGGCGGTGTACATGGATTGAACTCCTACACCAAGCGATTATTCGCATAA